In the Thermodesulfobacteriota bacterium genome, GCGCCTCGGGTCAGGGCCTCGCCCCGCGCCACCGGTGCCGAGCCGGCCAGAGCCCGCCGGCAATAGCGGTCCAGATCCCCTTCGTTTTCGAAACGGACCCCGGCCAGGCAGGAGACCGCGCCGGGTCCCAGGCCCAGGTAGGGTCCGTTGGCCCAGTAGCCCAGGTTGTGGCGGCAGGCATAGCCCGGCCGGGCGTAGTTGGCGATTTCGTAACGCTCGAAGCCGGCGGCCGCCAGGAGGTCCTGGGCCAGCCCGTCCATGGCCAGCCGGCGGTCCTCGGCAGGCAGCCGCAGCTGTCCTGCGGCGACGCGGGCGGCAAAGGGGGTGCCGGGCTCCGCGGTCAGCTCGTAGACGGCCAGGTGCGCCGGTGCCAGGGCGATGGCCGCCTCCAGGCTGTCCTGCCAGGAGCGCTCGCTCTGGCCGGGCAGCCCGTACATGAGGTCCAGATTGAGGTTGGCGAAGCCGGCCTCGCGGGCCATGGCCGTAGCGGCCAGCACCTGGGTGCGGTCGTGGCTGCGGCCGAGCTGCGTGAGCTCACCGTTGTCCAGGGACTGGGCGCCGAGACTCAGGCGATTGGCGCCTGCCCGGCGCAGGGCGGCAAGGAGGCCGGGATCCACGGTGTTGGGATTGGCCTCCACCGTCACCTCCGCCCCGGACTCCAACCGGAAGCTCTGCCGGCAGGCCGCCAGCAGCTCCGGCAGGGCCAGGCCCAGAACCGTCGGGGTGCCGCCGCCCACGAAGAGGCTGGCGAAGCGGCAATCCCGGACCAGAGGGTGACGCCGCCAAAGAGCGATCTCGGCGGCCACCGCTGCCAGGTAACGCCGGCCGGCGGCCGCCTGGTACGGCTGGGAGCGGAAGGCGCAATACGGGCACTTCGCCAGGCAGAAGGGGACGTGCAGGTAGAGGCCGGGGGCGGGGACCAGGGGGTGGCTCATGCCAGCAGCCGGTCACCGGCGGCGCGGATCTCGGCCATCAGGCCCTGGTCGGCGAAGCTGTACACCTCGGGGCCAGCGCCGATGAGCAGATGATCCAGCAGGCGGATGCCCAGCACCGTACAGGCCACATGGAGCTGCTGGGTCAGGCGCCGGTCGGCGGCCGAGGGCGCAAGGTGGCCGGAGGGATGGTTGTGGGCCACCACCAGGGCCGCTGCATGGTGGGCCAGGGCCAGCTGCACCACCTCCCGGGGGTAGACGGTGGCCGCGGTCAGGGTGCCGGCGCCAAGGAAACGGGTGTCGATGATCCCGTGCTCGGCATCCAGGAGGATGACCACGAACACCTCCTGTTTGCGGTCGGCCAGGGCATGGCGCAGGTAGTCAGCCACCGCCGCCGCCGAGGTCAGGTAGCTCTTGCCCACCAGGCGCCGGGCCAGGAAGCGGCGGGCGACCCCGTGGATGAAGCGGACTGCAACCGCGTTCTTGGGACCGATGCCGGGCACCTCCTCCAGGGCGGCCTGGGGCGCCTCCAGAACCCCGGCCAGGCTGCCGAAGCGCTGCAGGGCCGCCCGGGCCGCGGCCTTGGTGTCCCGGCGCGGGGTGCCCAGGGCCAGGAGCATCTCCACCACCTCGCAGTCGGTGAAGCCGTCGAGGCCCGACTCCAGGAACCGGTCCCGCAGCCGCTGGCGGTGGCCGGCCACCCGCTCCTGCCACTGGGCTTCCTCCATGGTCCGGTCTCAGTCGGGAAAGGAGATGGTGCCGTTCAGGGTCATGGCCATGGCCCGCACCGGGCAGACGTTGAGGCACAGGGCGCAGCCGGAGCACAGCTCCGGCTGAAAGACCACGCCCATGTCCTCCCGGTTGATGGCCAGGGCGCCGGTGGGGCAGAGCCCGGTGCACAGGCCGCACTGGAGGCAGGCCTCGTCGTCCCGCCGGATCTCGGTGGCCATGGTCTCCACCTGGATCCCCAGGTCCCGCATGTGGGTGAGGCCCTTGTCCACGTTGGGCTTGTGACCCCGGAGCTCGATGACCATCAGGCCCTCGTGGCCAGGCAGGATCGTGGCCTTCAGGATGTTGAAATCGATCTGGAACCGCTTGACCAGGTCGCAGACGATGGGCTGGTCAACGATGCTCTTGGGGAAGCGCAGGACATAGATACGGGCGTACACAGGGTCAGTCCTCCGGGCGAGGCGGGGGTGAGGGATGCGAAGGTCAGCCGGCGGCATCCAGCCTGGCCAGCAGCTCGGGCAGGGGATGGGCGGTGTCCAGAACCAGCACGTCGTCTTCCTCGGCGGCCGGCTCTTCGAAGCTGCGGCGCTGGGCGAGATGGATCTCCCAGCGGCCGTCGGAGACGGCTTCCGGATCCTGGGCCCGCAGGGCCAGTCGCCGCTGCACCTCCGCCTCGGGGCAGGTGCAAAAGACAAACCGCGCCGGCACCCCCAGGCGCTGGCCCAGCTCCCGCACCGTCTGCCGCTCGGCCCGGGTCTTGTAGGCCGCGTCCAGGACCACCGGCTGGCCGGCGGCCAGATCCGCCTCGGCCCGGACCAGGAGCTCGCGGTAGGTGCGCCGGGAAAGCTCCGGGCTGTAGATGCCCGCCCCCAGCTCCTCCTGGGCCCGGGCCGTGGGGGCCAGGCCGGCCAGCTCCTTGCGCACCTCGTCCGAGTTGTGGTGACGGGCGCCGATCCGGCGGGCAAAGGCCTGGGCCAGGCAGGTCTTGCCCGTGGCCACCAGACCGAAGAAGACGACGAGACGGGCCTTACGCGGCATAGGTCGCGGCGAGCCGGAAGTAGCGGCCGGCCAGCTCCTGGCAGGCCTGGCGGCTGGCGGCATCCACCTCCGGGGCATGGGCGGTGAAGAGGTTGATCTTCCCCCGCACGTAGGCCCGGTAGCATTTGTAGAAGTCGAGCATGCCGGGCAGGCCCTCATCGCCGCTTGCCTTCACGAAGCGGTCCACCAGCCGTTGCGCGAGCCCGGTCAGGCAGTGGAATTCCAGGTCCATGGCCAGGAAGGCCAGATCCGAGGCCACGTCGGCGTAGCGGAAGCGCTCGTTGAACTCGATGCAGTCGAAGATATAGACCTGGTCCGCCAGGCAGATGTTGGCGGAATAGAGGTCGCCGTGGCAGTCCCGGATCCGGCCGGCCGCCACCCGGCGGTCGAACCGCTCGTGATCCGCCAGCACCCGGCGGCTCATGGCCACGATGGCGTCGAACTGGTCGCGGCTCAGGGCAGGGCTGCCGACAAACCCTTCCGTTTGCCGGAAGTTCTCGGTGATGTTCACGGCCACCGCCTCGGCCCGGCCGAAGGCGCCGATCTCCGGGCCGCCGGCGGCCTGGGCGTAGAAGGGCACCAGGGTAGCGACGATGCGGTCGATGTCGTCCGGCCCCAGGCGCCCCTCGCTGATGAGGCGGCCCATCATCCCTGCCGCCGGCATGCGGGCCATCCTGATCCCATACTCCACCACCGGGCCGGCGCCGTTCAGGGCCAGGCGGCCGCCCTCGTCGGTGACCGTCACCAGGCCCTGGTAGATGCTGGGCGCCAGCCGGCGGTTGAGGAGCAGCTCCTGCTGGCAGAAATGGTGCCGCCGCTCCAGGGTGGTGAA is a window encoding:
- the hemW gene encoding radical SAM family heme chaperone HemW, coding for MSHPLVPAPGLYLHVPFCLAKCPYCAFRSQPYQAAAGRRYLAAVAAEIALWRRHPLVRDCRFASLFVGGGTPTVLGLALPELLAACRQSFRLESGAEVTVEANPNTVDPGLLAALRRAGANRLSLGAQSLDNGELTQLGRSHDRTQVLAATAMAREAGFANLNLDLMYGLPGQSERSWQDSLEAAIALAPAHLAVYELTAEPGTPFAARVAAGQLRLPAEDRRLAMDGLAQDLLAAAGFERYEIANYARPGYACRHNLGYWANGPYLGLGPGAVSCLAGVRFENEGDLDRYCRRALAGSAPVARGEALTRGARFRETVILGLRRLGGVDGRELARRFGLSLETVYGPTLAALVEQGLLIREGEGLRLSAAGLPVANQVLAELV
- the radC gene encoding DNA repair protein RadC, translated to MEEAQWQERVAGHRQRLRDRFLESGLDGFTDCEVVEMLLALGTPRRDTKAAARAALQRFGSLAGVLEAPQAALEEVPGIGPKNAVAVRFIHGVARRFLARRLVGKSYLTSAAAVADYLRHALADRKQEVFVVILLDAEHGIIDTRFLGAGTLTAATVYPREVVQLALAHHAAALVVAHNHPSGHLAPSAADRRLTQQLHVACTVLGIRLLDHLLIGAGPEVYSFADQGLMAEIRAAGDRLLA
- a CDS encoding NIL domain-containing protein; translation: MYARIYVLRFPKSIVDQPIVCDLVKRFQIDFNILKATILPGHEGLMVIELRGHKPNVDKGLTHMRDLGIQVETMATEIRRDDEACLQCGLCTGLCPTGALAINREDMGVVFQPELCSGCALCLNVCPVRAMAMTLNGTISFPD
- a CDS encoding AAA family ATPase, with protein sequence MPRKARLVVFFGLVATGKTCLAQAFARRIGARHHNSDEVRKELAGLAPTARAQEELGAGIYSPELSRRTYRELLVRAEADLAAGQPVVLDAAYKTRAERQTVRELGQRLGVPARFVFCTCPEAEVQRRLALRAQDPEAVSDGRWEIHLAQRRSFEEPAAEEDDVLVLDTAHPLPELLARLDAAG